The proteins below are encoded in one region of Polypterus senegalus isolate Bchr_013 chromosome 2, ASM1683550v1, whole genome shotgun sequence:
- the LOC120524232 gene encoding P2Y purinoceptor 2-like → MNPVTTPFENVLSMNHSSLYKCVLNENFEFILLPICYGIVFVIGLILNVFSLFVFTFRMKEWSWSTIYMFNLSISDTLYVISLPLLIYYYAKENSWPFGDAMCRIIRFLFYNNLYCSILFLSCISIHRFLGICFPMQSLEWLNVRRSRICSVLIWIIVVSCQAPILYFSQTYNNNGNVLCYDTTPPELFPQFLVYSSIIFVMLFCLPILTVIVCYCLMAKQLMKPSAEGTSSSRIKKKSIRMIVIVLLVFIICFLPFHITRTIYYILRQLNVECDMLEASNIAYIVTRPLASANSCLDPILYFLSGQNFRKVFVSASKKKSNTLKLSSFNPTFSKV, encoded by the coding sequence ATGAATCCAGTAACTACtccctttgaaaatgttttaagtaTGAACCACAGCAGCCTGTACAAGTGTGTTTTAAATGAGAACTTTGAGTTCATTTTACTACCAATCTGTTATGGGATTGTATTTGTTATTGGGCTGATCCTtaatgttttttcccttttcgTCTTCACCTTTCGCATGAAAGAATGGAGCTGGAGCACTATTTACATGTTTAATCTGTCCATCTCTGACACACTGTATGTCATCAGCCTACCGCTTCTCATTTACTACTATGCCAAAGAAAACAGCTGGCCTTTTGGTGATGCCATGTGCAGAATCATCAGATTCCTTTTTTATAACAACCTCTACTGCAGTATCCTCTTTCTTTCCTGCATCAGCATTCACCGCTTTTTGGGTATCTGTTTTCCTATGCAATCTTTGGAATGGCTTAATGTGCGCCGTTCCCGCATATGTTCTGTGCTCATCTGGATCATTGTTGTGTCTTGCCAGGCTCCCATCCTTTATTTCTCCCAGACCTATAACAACAACGGCAATGTCCTCTGCTATGACACAACACCCCCTGAATTGTTTCCCCAGTTTCTGGTTTACAGTTCCATAATATTTGTGATGCTCTTCTGTTTGCCCATCCTGACTGTCATTGTCTGTTATTGCCTAATGGCCAAGCAGCTTATGAAGCCTAGTGCTGAAGGCACCTCCTCTTCCCGGATTAAGAAGAAATCAATCCGGATGATTGTAATTGTCCTTCTTGTATTTATCATCTGCTTTTTGCCTTTTCACATCACCCGGACCATTTATTACATCCTCAGGCAGCTCAATGTGGAATGTGACATGCTGGAGGCTTCAAACATTGCTTATATAGTGACTAGGCCTCTGGCCAGTGCTAACAGCTGTTTAGATcccattttgtactttttgtctGGACAGAATTTCCGCAAAGTGTTTGTCTCTGCCtccaaaaagaaaagcaacacttTAAAATTAAGCTCCTTCAATCCTACTTTTTCCAAAGTGTGA